Proteins co-encoded in one Gopherus evgoodei ecotype Sinaloan lineage chromosome 4, rGopEvg1_v1.p, whole genome shotgun sequence genomic window:
- the SLC26A8 gene encoding testis anion transporter 1 isoform X3, whose translation MFLTVHYWWDHMEPDSESISAPRQLGKYRIKRGIYTEEQFQKNYERNTPSPRNRDFRIQGRVQCRFSWARFRKIILKMFPILNWLCAYRVREWFLSDIHAGLSVGMVQIPQGLSGVLLTRLPLPIVNGFYSAFCCSLTYVIFGTSHHISIGSFSILNAMVADVLKTLNFSSVLTTNGTFANFSDANYMKSYMEALTLTASTTFLTGIIQLLLGCFCLGFVTTYLPKTLIDAYLTAAALHVIVSQFSFIFGIVIKFHMGPLAIFYNLFHYCMALPKANATSILLFLVGLVMLRISNCIRITYKHSPVAFPMELLLIITFTIIANHVHLHAESSMLVAKMVPYRFLPPTLPDLSNLSRIVAHAFSLAIVSYFLLIFVGKRYSCIHNYSISSNQELMTVGLCNIFSSFFKSFAVSCAISGTVIQEKTGGKTQFAALIGASIMLVVVMKLGHFFQSLPNVIWIVTFAAVLCLGLDIGLIIAMGFTFFIITVRSHRMKIVMLGLIPNTDLYRSLSDYKAAVEIEGVKIFQCCSSISFANMRHFKGYLLQKMDVKAVPLDENEMRALISVSLSSTGLERKDLKCACVCDPPELLPRIPYTEKLVKRLHRDNESSSSSLNLIRWSKFERKHSSGTLTTGMLQTQHAQSTAIRLRAARPETGKKDEGKRIWNSSDVGVDTSTTLLCQEPVQLQSTEFSAYPVHTIILDFSMVQFVDLQASDLLRQMFHMFQNIGISVLIASCHLSVIAIFEKNDFFDDCVTKARFFLTLHDAVLAALEQNQRPETMALSTGQPDQELDEGLTEEQKERSLHSGNNKDTSSLKTTRSELLNEEPISDLFRTYSLQSETEMNVYQQYDAPPPEPGDRDEEWEQKWKYARDP comes from the exons ATGTTTTTGACTGTCCACTATTGGTGGGACCACATGGAGCCAGATTCTGAGAGTATCAGCGCTCCCAGGCAGCTTGGGAAGTACAGAATCAAGAGAGGCATATACACTGAGGAGCAGTTCCAGAAAAACTATGAAAGAAACACTCCCTCCCCAAGGAACAGGGACTTCAGAATCCAAGGAAGAGTCCAGTGCAG ATTCTCCTGGGCAAGATTCAGGAAGATCATACTCAAGATGTTTCCTATCCTGAACTGGTTGTGTGCATATCGAGTCAGAGAGTGGTTCCTGAGTGACATACATGCAGGCCTAAGTGTGGGGATGGTCCAGATTCCGCAAG GACTGTCAGGAGTTTTGTTAACGAGGTTACCACTACCAATTGTCAATGGCTTCTATTCTGCATTCTGCTGCTCATTAACATATGTCATATTTGGGACATCACACCATATCTCCATTG GTTCATTCAGCATTTTGAATGCAATGGTGGCAGATGTTCTGAAGACTCTGAATTTCAGCTCTGTATTGACTACTAATGGAACCTTTGCCAATTTCTCAGATGCAAATTATATGAAGAGTTACATGGAAGCCTTGACACTTACTGCATCAACAACATTTCTGACTGGGATCATCCAG TTGCTTTTAGGCTGCTTCTGCTTGGGGTTTGTCACAACCTATCTGCCAAAGACCCTCATCGATGCTTACCTCACTGCAGCGGCACTGCATGTCATCGTATCCCAGTTCTCCTTCATCTTCGGGATTGTGATCAAGTTCCATATGGGCCCCCTGGCCATTTTCTAC AACCTGTTTCATTATTGCATGGCTCTCCCAAAGGCTAATGCCACCAGTATATTGCTATTTTTGGTTGGCCTAGTCATGCTGAGGATCAGCAATTGTATCAGGATCACTTACAAGCACAGTCCTGTTGCATTCCCCATGGAACTTCTCCTG ATTATTACATTCACCATTATTGCTAACCATGTGCATCTGCATGCTGAGTCCAGTATGCTTGTGGCCAAAATGGTTCCATACAG GTTTCTGCCTCCTACGCTGCCAGACTTATCAAATTTGAGTAGGATTGTAGCCCATGCCTTCTCCCTGGCTATTGTAAGCTACTTCCTTCTCATTTTTGTGGGAAAGAGGTACTCTTGTATTCACAACTACAGCATCTCCAGCAACCAG GAGCTCATGACTGTGGGGTTATGCAATATCTTCAGttcatttttcaaaagctttgctgtCAGCTGTGCTATTTCTGGGACTGTCATTCAGGAGAAGACAGGCGGAAAAACACAG TTTGCAGCACTAATTGGAGCATCCATAATGCTAGTGGTAGTGATGAAACTAGGACACTTTTTCCAGTCTCTGCCTAAT GTTATTTGGATTGTGACTTTTGCAGCTGTTCTGTGTCTTGGTCTTGATATTGGCTTGATCATCGCAATGGGATTCACCTTCTTCATCATCACTGTTAGGTCACACAG AATGAAGATTGTGATGCTGGGCCTGATTCCAAACACGGATCTATACAGAAGTTTATCTGACTACAAAGCG GCAGTGGAGATTGAAGGTGTGAAAATCTTCCAGTGTTGTTCCTCCATTTCCTTTGCAAATATGAGACACTTCAAAGGCTACTTGTTACAGAAG ATGGATGTGAAAGCAGTGCCCCTCGATGAAAATGAAATGAGAGCTTTAATCTCAGTTAGTCTGTCTAGCACTGGATtggagagaaaggatttgaagtgTGCCTGTGTTTGCGATCCACCTGAGCTATTACCCAGG ATACCCTATACTGAGAAACTGGTGAAGCGACTTCATAGGGATAATGAGTCTTCATCATCTTCCCTGAATTTGATACGTTGGTCAAAGTTTGAAAGGAAGCACAGTTCTGGGACTCTCACAACAGGAATGTTGCAAACACAGCATGCTCAGTCCACAGCCATCAGGCTCAGGGCAGCAAGACCTGAAACTGGAAAGAAGGATGAAGGGAAGAGGATATGGAATTCTTCAGACGTTGGAGTAGATACTTCCACAACACTATTATGCCAGGAACCAGTACAGTTGCAGTCCACAGAGTTTTCAGCATATCCAGTCCACACTATTATTTTAGACTTCAGCATGGTGCAGTTTGTGGATTTGCAAGCTTCAGATTTACTgaggcag ATGTTCCACATGTTTCAGAATATTGGCATTTCGGTCCTGATTGCCAGCTGCCACC TCTCTGTAATAGCAATCTTTGAGAAGAATGATTTCTTTGATGACTGTGTCACCAAAGCACGGTTCTTTCTAACGCTGCATGATGCTGTGCTGGCCGCTTTGGAACAGAATCAAAGGCCAGAGACTATGGCACTCAGCACTGGACAGCCTGACCAGGAGTTAGATGAAGGGCTCACAGAAGAACAGAAG gAGAGAAGTCTGCACTCCGGTAACAACAAAGATACTTCCTCTTTAAAGACTACCAGGAGCGAACTCTTAAATGAAGAGCCGATATCCGATCTCTTCCGCACATATTCACTCCAGAGTGAAACAGAGATGAACGTATACCAACAATATGATGCTccaccccctgagccaggtgACAGAGATGAGGAGTGGGAGCAGAAGTGGAAATATGCCAGAGATCCCTGA
- the SLC26A8 gene encoding testis anion transporter 1 isoform X5 — translation MFLTVHYWWDHMEPDSESISAPRQLGKYRIKRGIYTEEQFQKNYERNTPSPRNRDFRIQGRVQCRFSWARFRKIILKMFPILNWLCAYRVREWFLSDIHAGLSVGMVQIPQGLSGVLLTRLPLPIVNGFYSAFCCSLTYVIFGTSHHISIGSFSILNAMVADVLKTLNFSSVLTTNGTFANFSDANYMKSYMEALTLTASTTFLTGIIQLLLGCFCLGFVTTYLPKTLIDAYLTAAALHVIVSQFSFIFGIVIKFHMGPLAIFYNLFHYCMALPKANATSILLFLVGLVMLRISNCIRITYKHSPVAFPMELLLIITFTIIANHVHLHAESSMLVAKMVPYRFLPPTLPDLSNLSRIVAHAFSLAIVSYFLLIFVGKRYSCIHNYSISSNQVIWIVTFAAVLCLGLDIGLIIAMGFTFFIITVRSHRMKIVMLGLIPNTDLYRSLSDYKAAVEIEGVKIFQCCSSISFANMRHFKGYLLQKMDVKAVPLDENEMRALISVSLSSTGLERKDLKCACVCDPPELLPRIPYTEKLVKRLHRDNESSSSSLNLIRWSKFERKHSSGTLTTGMLQTQHAQSTAIRLRAARPETGKKDEGKRIWNSSDVGVDTSTTLLCQEPVQLQSTEFSAYPVHTIILDFSMVQFVDLQASDLLRQMFHMFQNIGISVLIASCHLSVIAIFEKNDFFDDCVTKARFFLTLHDAVLAALEQNQRPETMALSTGQPDQELDEGLTEEQKERSLHSGNNKDTSSLKTTRSELLNEEPISDLFRTYSLQSETEMNVYQQYDAPPPEPGDRDEEWEQKWKYARDP, via the exons ATGTTTTTGACTGTCCACTATTGGTGGGACCACATGGAGCCAGATTCTGAGAGTATCAGCGCTCCCAGGCAGCTTGGGAAGTACAGAATCAAGAGAGGCATATACACTGAGGAGCAGTTCCAGAAAAACTATGAAAGAAACACTCCCTCCCCAAGGAACAGGGACTTCAGAATCCAAGGAAGAGTCCAGTGCAG ATTCTCCTGGGCAAGATTCAGGAAGATCATACTCAAGATGTTTCCTATCCTGAACTGGTTGTGTGCATATCGAGTCAGAGAGTGGTTCCTGAGTGACATACATGCAGGCCTAAGTGTGGGGATGGTCCAGATTCCGCAAG GACTGTCAGGAGTTTTGTTAACGAGGTTACCACTACCAATTGTCAATGGCTTCTATTCTGCATTCTGCTGCTCATTAACATATGTCATATTTGGGACATCACACCATATCTCCATTG GTTCATTCAGCATTTTGAATGCAATGGTGGCAGATGTTCTGAAGACTCTGAATTTCAGCTCTGTATTGACTACTAATGGAACCTTTGCCAATTTCTCAGATGCAAATTATATGAAGAGTTACATGGAAGCCTTGACACTTACTGCATCAACAACATTTCTGACTGGGATCATCCAG TTGCTTTTAGGCTGCTTCTGCTTGGGGTTTGTCACAACCTATCTGCCAAAGACCCTCATCGATGCTTACCTCACTGCAGCGGCACTGCATGTCATCGTATCCCAGTTCTCCTTCATCTTCGGGATTGTGATCAAGTTCCATATGGGCCCCCTGGCCATTTTCTAC AACCTGTTTCATTATTGCATGGCTCTCCCAAAGGCTAATGCCACCAGTATATTGCTATTTTTGGTTGGCCTAGTCATGCTGAGGATCAGCAATTGTATCAGGATCACTTACAAGCACAGTCCTGTTGCATTCCCCATGGAACTTCTCCTG ATTATTACATTCACCATTATTGCTAACCATGTGCATCTGCATGCTGAGTCCAGTATGCTTGTGGCCAAAATGGTTCCATACAG GTTTCTGCCTCCTACGCTGCCAGACTTATCAAATTTGAGTAGGATTGTAGCCCATGCCTTCTCCCTGGCTATTGTAAGCTACTTCCTTCTCATTTTTGTGGGAAAGAGGTACTCTTGTATTCACAACTACAGCATCTCCAGCAACCAG GTTATTTGGATTGTGACTTTTGCAGCTGTTCTGTGTCTTGGTCTTGATATTGGCTTGATCATCGCAATGGGATTCACCTTCTTCATCATCACTGTTAGGTCACACAG AATGAAGATTGTGATGCTGGGCCTGATTCCAAACACGGATCTATACAGAAGTTTATCTGACTACAAAGCG GCAGTGGAGATTGAAGGTGTGAAAATCTTCCAGTGTTGTTCCTCCATTTCCTTTGCAAATATGAGACACTTCAAAGGCTACTTGTTACAGAAG ATGGATGTGAAAGCAGTGCCCCTCGATGAAAATGAAATGAGAGCTTTAATCTCAGTTAGTCTGTCTAGCACTGGATtggagagaaaggatttgaagtgTGCCTGTGTTTGCGATCCACCTGAGCTATTACCCAGG ATACCCTATACTGAGAAACTGGTGAAGCGACTTCATAGGGATAATGAGTCTTCATCATCTTCCCTGAATTTGATACGTTGGTCAAAGTTTGAAAGGAAGCACAGTTCTGGGACTCTCACAACAGGAATGTTGCAAACACAGCATGCTCAGTCCACAGCCATCAGGCTCAGGGCAGCAAGACCTGAAACTGGAAAGAAGGATGAAGGGAAGAGGATATGGAATTCTTCAGACGTTGGAGTAGATACTTCCACAACACTATTATGCCAGGAACCAGTACAGTTGCAGTCCACAGAGTTTTCAGCATATCCAGTCCACACTATTATTTTAGACTTCAGCATGGTGCAGTTTGTGGATTTGCAAGCTTCAGATTTACTgaggcag ATGTTCCACATGTTTCAGAATATTGGCATTTCGGTCCTGATTGCCAGCTGCCACC TCTCTGTAATAGCAATCTTTGAGAAGAATGATTTCTTTGATGACTGTGTCACCAAAGCACGGTTCTTTCTAACGCTGCATGATGCTGTGCTGGCCGCTTTGGAACAGAATCAAAGGCCAGAGACTATGGCACTCAGCACTGGACAGCCTGACCAGGAGTTAGATGAAGGGCTCACAGAAGAACAGAAG gAGAGAAGTCTGCACTCCGGTAACAACAAAGATACTTCCTCTTTAAAGACTACCAGGAGCGAACTCTTAAATGAAGAGCCGATATCCGATCTCTTCCGCACATATTCACTCCAGAGTGAAACAGAGATGAACGTATACCAACAATATGATGCTccaccccctgagccaggtgACAGAGATGAGGAGTGGGAGCAGAAGTGGAAATATGCCAGAGATCCCTGA